GTCATTTTAGAGGTGGAAAATATCAAAGATGTGACTGTAAGAGGTGAAGCTAATCCTTTGATGGGAAATATCGTTTGTGCAAAAGTAAACCTATTGTATCCAGAAGATCTTCTTTCGGTTAAAAAAAAGATTAAAGCATATTGTCAAAAAAGATTAGAAAAATTTAAGATTCCTATAAAGATAGAAGTTGCTGAAGAAAATCTATTTAATCCTCGATTTAAAAGAATGAGAAGAGAATAAAAAAGGAGTATTTATGTTTATTGGTATCGATATTGTAGAGATTAAAAGAATAAAAGGGCTATTAGATAAAGGGAAGTATATAGAAAAAGTTTTTACCCAAAATGAGATAGCTTTAGTTAAAGATATAAAGGAAAGACGAAGGATAGAGATTCTGGCAGGAAGATTTACAGCTAAAGAAGCGGCAGTCAAAGCTTTAGGTACGGGATTTGCTGAAGGAATTTTGCTAACAGATATTGAGACCATAAAAGATGAAAAGGGAAAGCCCCTTATGTTTTTATACAATAAAGCAAAGGAAAAGGCTAACACAATGAATATACAAAAATTCAATGTATCTATATCCCACTGCAAAGATTATGCTGTGGCAATGGTAGTTTTTGAAGGAGAGACAAACAATAAAGGGGGTTTTTAATGAGAAAAAAAAGGTTTGCTGTTATTACTGGAACTAGAGCTGAATATGGGTTGCTATATCCATTAATACAAGAAATAAATAAGGATACAGAAATAGATATGGACTTGATTGTTACAGGGTCCCATCTTGCTGAATCCTATGGAAAAACCATTAGCTTTATAGAAAGCGATGGCATAAAAATAGACCATACTGTAGATATGGAGATACAAGGAGACAAAGAAACAGAAATCTGTTCTTCCATTGCAATAGGATTAGAAAAATTTTCAGATACACTTGAAAGGTATTCTTTTGATGGACTTATTATACTGGGGGATCGCTATGAACTATTAGCAGTATGCACAGCTGCTATAATTCATAGAGTGCCAATTATTCATATCAATGGAGGAGAAGTTACAGAAGGAGCTATTGATGATGCCATAAGGCATGCTATCACTAAGATGGCATCGATTCATTTTCCTTCTTTAAATATATATAAAAAGAGAATTATACAAATGGGAGAAAATCCAAAACGTGTTCATTTAGTAGGCTCACTAGCAATGGATAATATGAAAAATATAAACTTGATGACGCAGGAGGAAATCTCTGAATACACTAAAATAAATTTTGCAAAAAAAGTAGCATTGATGACTTATCATCCTGTTACATTAAACAGTTTAGAAGAATCAACAAAAGAAGTACAAGAAATTATGGAAGCTTTATTAGAAACCGACTTAATTACCTTGATCACCATGCCTAATGCAGATGCTGGCAGTCAAAAAATTTACAATAAGATGTTAGATTATATTGAAAAAAATTCCAATAAATTTTACTTGCGAAATAACTTAGGACAAAGAGGATATTTAAGTGTCATGAAACATGCAAAGTTAATGATAGGTAATTCTTCCAGTGGTATCGGAGAAAGCCCCTACTTCAAGATAGGGGTAGTTAATGTAGGAGAAAGGCAGAAAGGTAGATTTCGGACGCCTAATATTGTTGATTGTCAAGGCCACAAACAAGATATACTAAACAACATTAAATGGGTGCTTTCTGAAGAATTTCAACAAAAAGTGAAAAACATGCAAAATCCTTATGGAGAGGGAGATACGGCAAAAAAAATAGTACAAGTATTAAGACAGACAGATTTCAGGAATAAAGAAGCATTGCTTAAAAAAGGATTTTATGATTTGATTTAAATAAGGATGTGTTGAATATGGGATGTTTCATTATTGCAGAAGCAGGAGTAAATCATAATGGAGACTTAAAACTAGCTAAAAAGCTGGTAGATATTGCAGTAGAAGCTAAGTGCGATGCCGTAAAATTTCAAACCTTTAAAGCGGAGTTAGGTTTGACGAAATCTGCTCGTAAGGCAGCATATCAAGTAGAAAACACAGGACAAGATGGAACACAATATGAGATGGTTAAGAAGTTAGAACTAAATGAAACGGATCATATAGAATTGATAAGCTATTGTAAAGGCAAGAAAATATTATTTCTTTCTACACCTTTTGATAAGGAATCGGTGGATTTATTACACAGATTAGATGTTGCTATGTTTAAGGTTGCTTCAGGAGAAATTACAAACAAGCCTTTGCTTAAATACATTGCAAAAAAAGAAAAGCCAATTATTCTGTCTACAGGGATGTCTACTTTAGGGGAAGTAGAAGAAGCGCTGGAATGGATTTATCAAGAAAACAATAGGCAAGTGACACTCCTACATTGCACTTCAAGCTATCCAACCCAGATGATAGATGTCAACTTAAAAGCAATGGAAACTTTAAAAAATGCTTTTCAGGTAGATGTAGGATATTCTGATCATACCCTCGGAATAGAAATACCAACAGCTGCTGTAGCATTAGGTGCTAAGATCATAGAAAAACATATAACCCTTAACAAAGAAATGGAAGGGCCAGATCACAAAGCCTCCCTAGAACCCCATGAATTAAAGCAAATGGTAGCAGCAATTCGCAATGTTGAAGCTGCATTAGGGAACGGAATAAAAAAAGTGGCAGATGGAGAAAAAGATACGTTGATCGTAGCTAGAAAAAGTATTGTAGCAAAGCGAAGAATTAAACAGGGAGAAGTGGTCACCGAGGAAATGCTCTGTGTGAAGAGACCTGGCAATGGGATATCACCTAAAAATATAGGACAGGTAGTGGGGCTCAAAGCAAAAGCAAATATTGAAGAGGATACACTGATTACACTAAAAGATTTTTGGTAAAGGAAAGAGGTCTGTGGGGGGACATTATGAAAAAAACAGATGAAAAGATATTGTGTATTATACCAGCTCGTGGTGGTTCGAAGGGTGTAAAAAGAAAAAATATTAAACCTTTAAGAGGAAAACCTTTAATAGGGTGGACAATTGATGAAGCTAAAAAATCTAAGTATATCGATAGAATTATTGTGTCTACAGAGGATGAGGAGATTCGAAGAGTAAGTGAAAAGTTAGATGTTGAAGTGTTAATAAGACCAGAGGAATTAGCACAAGACCATACGCCTTCAATCGATGTAGTTTTTCACACATTAGATGAACTAAAAGAAGGGGGATACGTACCGGACTTAGTAGTATTATTACAATGTACATCTCCCTTAAGAAAAGCTAAGCATATAGATGAAGCGCTTTCTATGCTAATACAAAACAAAAAAAATGCAGATGGAATAGTTTCAGTAACAAAAGAGGAGCATCCACCATGGTGGTTGAAGAAGGTAGATGAAGATGGTTACTTGACCGACTTTTTAGAAGATCAAGATAATAAATTTACTAGGAGACAGGACTTCCCAGACGTTTACCGCTTGAACGGCGTTATATATGTAACAAAGACAGAGACACTTCATAAAGAGAAGTCTTTTATTACTAATAAAACCATGTCTTATGTAATGGATAGAAATGCTTCAATTGATATTGATACGGAGGAAGATTTTTTGCTAGCCGAAATCTATTTTAGGTAAGAAAATAACTTGATAGGTCGTGGATGATTTAAGCTACTAGATACACATTGGGAATGCTGCAAAACATAGAGCTAGTAACGAATAGAAACAAGATTTGAAGGAGGCCTAAATAGATGGTAAAAGTTAGTGTCTTAATGCTTACTTACAATCATGAAAACTATATAAAAGAAGCGATAGAAAGTGTTTTGAGGCAAGATACAAGTTTTACATACGAATTAGTTATAGGCGAAGACTGCTCTACTGACAATACAAGAAAAATAATTACAGCGTATAAAAAGGAATATCCTGATATAATTAAATTAAATTTGCACAATCGTAATGTTGGTGGGAGAAAAAATTTTATTTCTACTTTGCCCATGTGCCAAGGTCAGTATGTGGCATTACTTGAAGGTGATGATTATTGGACAGATGAGAAAAAGCTTCAAAAACAAATAGAATTTTTAGATAATAATCTTGATTGTAGCTTTTGTGCTCATTCTTATAAGATATATAATGAGGGTACTAAAAACTTTGTAGGTGATAGGGTTTTTAGCAACGCTAAGTTTAATCTGAAAGATTTTTTAAAAGGAGATGCAAATAATAATAGAGAACCGAATCAATGGTACATGAGAACCCTTAGTATTATGTTTAGAAAAGAAGCCTTAGACAAGCCACCAACAATTTGGTATCAGGTTCCTTATGGGGACTATATATTTCACATACTATTTTTAGAAAAAGGATTGGGCTATTGTTCAGAAGAGATTATGGGGGTATATAGAATAAATCCCAATAGTGCCACCAACAAGGATCCTAGTAAACATGATGAGTTAATACTTCAGTGTAGAAAGTTAGCTTTAGGATATGTGCCTGAAAAGTATAGGCATTATATCCAACAAAGTATAGATGGTTTAATTCTTAGAAAAAAATATTCTAGTCTGATGAACCGTTTAAAGTATGCAATGAGCAGGGAGAAAGTTATAGATTATTTTAACAGGAAAAGCTTTAATAGGATAGCTATATATGGAGCAGGAACTTCAGGCAATTTATTAGCGAATAAGCTAGAAAATTCTACTATTGCTATTTCATTTTTTATAGATAAAAATATACTATCCTCTGATAATAGAACTGTAATAAAGCCTGAAGAAATAGATGAAGGTTTCTCTGTAGATGCGATTATTATTACGCCAGTTTTCGATTTTGATAATATTAAAGCATCTCTATTGAAAAACAAAGTAAACGCTGAAATTATATCATTATGCGATATCGTAGAGAATGTCTAGTCCTTAGCTAGGAGAAGGCTGAAAATAGGTGGAAAGGAATATTTTATTATGAAAAATAGCATAAGGGTTGGAATAACAAGTGTGGGCAGTGGCGTGGGGCAGAGTGTTATAGACTCATGTCGATTATCGAAAATGTCCTTGTATAAAATAGGGCTAGGCGCAAATCCTATGGCTTTTGGTGCTTATGATTGTGACCTACAAGATACCTTGCCAAATATATATGCAGCAGATTATATTGAGGCATTACTGTCTCAATGTAAAAAACATAAAATACAGGTATTGATTCCAGGGTTAGATGATGAACTATATAATATTTCTTTAAACATAAATGAATTTAAAAAAATGGGGGTAATACCTATTGTTGCAAGTCCGGAAGTCATTGAACTCTGTAGAGATAAAGAAAAAATGAGCAATATCTTAAATAACATTGAAAAAGTATTTGTTAATAGTTATAACAAAGAATCCCTCATTAATCAATACAACAAAGATCAAGTGAGATTTCCATTGATTGCAAAACCTAGAAGTGG
The sequence above is drawn from the Clostridium formicaceticum genome and encodes:
- a CDS encoding cytidylyltransferase domain-containing protein; the encoded protein is MKKTDEKILCIIPARGGSKGVKRKNIKPLRGKPLIGWTIDEAKKSKYIDRIIVSTEDEEIRRVSEKLDVEVLIRPEELAQDHTPSIDVVFHTLDELKEGGYVPDLVVLLQCTSPLRKAKHIDEALSMLIQNKKNADGIVSVTKEEHPPWWLKKVDEDGYLTDFLEDQDNKFTRRQDFPDVYRLNGVIYVTKTETLHKEKSFITNKTMSYVMDRNASIDIDTEEDFLLAEIYFR
- a CDS encoding glycosyltransferase, which translates into the protein MVKVSVLMLTYNHENYIKEAIESVLRQDTSFTYELVIGEDCSTDNTRKIITAYKKEYPDIIKLNLHNRNVGGRKNFISTLPMCQGQYVALLEGDDYWTDEKKLQKQIEFLDNNLDCSFCAHSYKIYNEGTKNFVGDRVFSNAKFNLKDFLKGDANNNREPNQWYMRTLSIMFRKEALDKPPTIWYQVPYGDYIFHILFLEKGLGYCSEEIMGVYRINPNSATNKDPSKHDELILQCRKLALGYVPEKYRHYIQQSIDGLILRKKYSSLMNRLKYAMSREKVIDYFNRKSFNRIAIYGAGTSGNLLANKLENSTIAISFFIDKNILSSDNRTVIKPEEIDEGFSVDAIIITPVFDFDNIKASLLKNKVNAEIISLCDIVENV
- the neuB gene encoding N-acetylneuraminate synthase, whose product is MGCFIIAEAGVNHNGDLKLAKKLVDIAVEAKCDAVKFQTFKAELGLTKSARKAAYQVENTGQDGTQYEMVKKLELNETDHIELISYCKGKKILFLSTPFDKESVDLLHRLDVAMFKVASGEITNKPLLKYIAKKEKPIILSTGMSTLGEVEEALEWIYQENNRQVTLLHCTSSYPTQMIDVNLKAMETLKNAFQVDVGYSDHTLGIEIPTAAVALGAKIIEKHITLNKEMEGPDHKASLEPHELKQMVAAIRNVEAALGNGIKKVADGEKDTLIVARKSIVAKRRIKQGEVVTEEMLCVKRPGNGISPKNIGQVVGLKAKANIEEDTLITLKDFW
- the acpS gene encoding holo-ACP synthase: MFIGIDIVEIKRIKGLLDKGKYIEKVFTQNEIALVKDIKERRRIEILAGRFTAKEAAVKALGTGFAEGILLTDIETIKDEKGKPLMFLYNKAKEKANTMNIQKFNVSISHCKDYAVAMVVFEGETNNKGGF
- the neuC gene encoding UDP-N-acetylglucosamine 2-epimerase, whose amino-acid sequence is MRKKRFAVITGTRAEYGLLYPLIQEINKDTEIDMDLIVTGSHLAESYGKTISFIESDGIKIDHTVDMEIQGDKETEICSSIAIGLEKFSDTLERYSFDGLIILGDRYELLAVCTAAIIHRVPIIHINGGEVTEGAIDDAIRHAITKMASIHFPSLNIYKKRIIQMGENPKRVHLVGSLAMDNMKNINLMTQEEISEYTKINFAKKVALMTYHPVTLNSLEESTKEVQEIMEALLETDLITLITMPNADAGSQKIYNKMLDYIEKNSNKFYLRNNLGQRGYLSVMKHAKLMIGNSSSGIGESPYFKIGVVNVGERQKGRFRTPNIVDCQGHKQDILNNIKWVLSEEFQQKVKNMQNPYGEGDTAKKIVQVLRQTDFRNKEALLKKGFYDLI